The following is a genomic window from Oncorhynchus masou masou isolate Uvic2021 chromosome 6, UVic_Omas_1.1, whole genome shotgun sequence.
TCCCTTGAAAAAAAACGATACCGATAACCAATATTTAAAATTTTAGCGGACTTTTAGCATTCTAGTACATTTAAATAGGTAACACATGGacgcagcggtctgaggcacggcatctcagtgcaagaggcgtcactacagacactctggttcgaatccaggctgtttcacatgcggatgtgattgggagtcccataggttggtgcacaattggcccaatgtcgtctgggtttggccgggctaggccgtcattctaaataagaatttgttcttaactgacttgccaagttaaaggtaaaaaaacaaacatgtaaagtgtagcTAGGCCAGGCTTAAGCTGGATGACagaggtgaaaggaacaccacacactttccctctttctcacttttcCAATACAGTGGATAAAAGGGGTTTGCCAGGTGTACTCTGCCTGAGAGATCAATTATGCCAGCAAAGGGTCTCATGCTCTGCTActggcacattgtagaacagatgCCAACAGGCAGGAAGTGTACAATGTAATAACCTGCACTGTAGCCCAAAGATATTGCTTttgtgttgaacttgacagtacaatttgtgtgtgagtgaggggggataattaaatgttttactcgtTGAACATTATTTTTGCACACATGTAGCCTTGTGCACTTGATCGATGTCTACTatagataagagtgtctgctaaatgacttaaatgtaaatgtaaatgtgtacactataatagagcaaaaatagaatgcctgtttgtttcattctgttTCTACTTATGTTTTTTTCCCAAGTGCAatttttaaatgtgtgtgtgtgtgtgtgtgtgtgtgtggtcacaagcgttctattataaaggctgtcatggctaactgcaatattagtttattgtttttttccctcaagaCTTGAGTGTCGTTTGCAGTAAAGTCTAGGCAACAAATAATATTGGATTGCAGATGCCTCaccagtcctcaactggcagcttcattaaatagtacctgcaaaacaccagtcgcaacagtgaagaggcgactccgggatgctggccttcagggCAGTTCCTCTGTTCTTTTGGACGTCttaaacttttatttttattggccagtctgagatgtatttttctttgcaactcttccttgaaggccagcatcctggagtctgttgttttcctgacaccacactacgagtgccctcacctcctccctgtagtctcgtcgttgttggtgatcaagcctactactgttgtatcgtctgcaaacttgatgattgagttggaggtatGCATGGCCAGgcggtcatgggtgaacaggagggggctgagcacgcacccttgtggggccccagtgtttagGATCATAGAAGTGgaaatgttgtttcctaccttcaccacctggggacggcccatcaggaagtccaggacccaattgcacagggtggagttgagacccagggcctcaagcttaatggtgagcttggaggggactagggtgttgaatgctgagctgtagtctaaaCAGTattcttgtccagatgggctaGGGCAGTGTGCATtatgatggcgattgcatcgtctgtggacttaTTTGGGGCAGTACGTAAATTGGAGTGGGGCTAGGgtgtaaggtggaggtgatatgatccttgactagtctctcaaagcacttcatgatgacagaagtcaTTGCTACGGGGCGATAGACATTTAGTTCAATTACCAAAGCCTTCTTGTGACGAGACCACTGCTGAGAAAACAAGGGAGACTGAAGTACTAATTGCCTTGTAAAGGTGAAGAGCACAACTCCTGATACTAATTTCTGACTGAAAGCACTCCCCCCTCCAATACAACCACTGATTACAAAAATGACAACAGTCATGAATTGCCCTGCCCCTTAATCCTGGTTGATGTGAACAATCATCTGCAAGTTATGATCAGTCAGCAGTTCACAgaccaagtaggctactgggaagacatgCAGCATTTAAAGTAGATGGCCCTAGCTAGCAAAAAGTCAGTAGTAAACAACAACCAATTAAGACAAATGATACTTATCACTCCTGGAGATGtatcctggagatatcaggagtcctctagctatagaatgaaGCACATGCACACAATCATCTGGACACATGATTCTGAAACCAATATTCCTGGTTGCTCACTACCCCAAAGTATGCTCACATTTTTTCTCTCTGGTGCTGTCGTTGTACTTTCTTAGCCACAAGGTAATTGAAATGTATATAGGTTAGTGGCTGTTTTTATTTCTGCAGGTTCCGTTCCTGTACCATACAGGGTATATGGTATTACCATCGGTGTTCACAAGGGGTGCTATTTCTTTCCAAACGTTGGGGGCCCAACAAATGCTAATAATTACTAGCGAAATCCCATAGCAAACTCTAGCTAAAAGCTAACAAGTGCAAGTGATCATAAACTAATTGCAAGGACAGACAACCCAGCTCATATACAATGATCTTTAAAGGCTACGAACAGTTTGCTGCACACACAAAACATTAGACAGCAGGGATCTTGATCCGTGATGAATTGATTCTCTGCTGTgaccaagaagcttgatcttgcCATCGAGCCacagctagcaagttagcaaaaTGCATAGCAGGAGCCCTGAGTTGGAgagaatgtatttatttatagttAATAGCAGTGGCGTAGCACACATCCACACAAGGCTGTGTCGGGGACATAGCTTCGGGGGGGGTTTGAAAGTCATACTATTCGGTACTTGAAAAAACCTTGGTATATACGATATATTGCTCAAGCctagtgtttgtgttttagtaTTAAACAAACCTATCTGCGTTAGGTATTTCCATCTGACAACGGTAGAGCAGCACTTGAAGGTGGCCTTCTCCAAGGTGCTGAGACACACCAAGAAGAACCCGTCCAACCCCAAGGACAAGAGCACCAGTATCCGCTATCTGAAGGGCCATGGCCCTTTGGGGACACACCATGCTGGGCAGAAAGGTGAGATCTTCTCTTACTTCATGTCAAGGAAAATTCATCTTCTATTGTAGTCAGACCTGATTTCCATATACCCAGTCACTGAGTGACTTGTATTAGTCAGCTTTGTGTTTCATACATTTAAAACTTTCCCTTTGGGGCTAATTCATTGGGCCTCTATGATTCCCCCGAGTTTGGTAACATTATGAATTCCATATGCCCCATCACTTCTGGCTGGTTCTAACCTCTTTGTTACTTGATTTGCAGTGACTGATGACATGTATGAGGAGCAGGCTGAGGATCCTGAGAACCCGCTGCGATGCCCCATTAAACTGTATGACTTTTACCTCTTCAAATGGTGAGTAATGCCCCCCATTCTCAGTACATTTCTAGTAGCTAAGAGGATGTAATTGCACAGGGTGATGTTTTCCTTGGTGTTaaaaggataaaaaaataaacaacgaCACATTTATCTTCTACTGGAATGCCCTTTTCTATGCATTTCTAATGATCAAATCAACTGTTTGTACTCCTACATTTTTCAACTTAGGAGCACATCTACTACTTGAAAAAAATGTTAACATATAGCCCTGAAACAACTAAtcacctgtctctctcagtccccaGAGTGCTAAGGGGCGTAACGACGCATACTACCTGACGCCAGAGCCTGTCGTGGCGCCAAACAGTCCCATATGGTACTCCACTCAGCCAATCACAAGTGAGCAGGTGGAGCACATGCTCACACGCATCATCATGGTGCGAGAGATCCAGGAGACCATCGCCATGTCGTCGGTCAACATGCACTGAGccgggaggggaggaggaaccGAAGCACACTCTTCACTCCGAAATCAGCCCTTCTCTAGCGTTCCTCTTTGTTGTACCTCCTTCACTCTGTGTCTAACTCTAAGGACCTCCAGTGGCCTCAGTCTCTACCCATCACACCTTTCAACCACAGGAGTGACAGTGTTTACAGAGTGGATTTATGGGGCTTTTTTAAGTACAGTACCATGTGTTTATTCATCCAATGACAATTATGTCACCCTCAATGCCCAGTCCAGAATGACTGATGTTGTTTTTCACACGTGTCACCCACCACTTCACATAAACCCCTCCTCACTTCACCATAATGTTTTTTCCTGGACTGACGAGACCAATGGATTTTGACCAACTCAGCAAATCAGAGCTCCTCGTCTACTCTTGTAGGCCACTGCAGTCCCCCAATAAAACTGAAGTAGGCAGTAATGGATGGTGAAATATTGGGACTAATTCAGTCTTAAATATATTATACACATGTGACTCTTACCACACGGACCTCTTTCCTCCAAGCTCAGGTCCCAGACATGGCAGGATAACCTACAGACATTTAATAGGACTTCTGCTCACTtttttctttatatatatatatatataggcattTAATGATCTCCTGTATGTATTGATATTATGGTGGTGTTGGAGGCTAAAGAAAGCCTGTGTTTTCAAATATGCCTTTTGTACTGTGTGATTTGAGATGCATTATGTATGTCAAGCCTTGGCTCTGATGTTGAACAGTTCACAATACAGTAGGTTCTATGTTGCCGTCTTCACACGTGACTGGGATGTAATGGTAATAAACCGGGCTACTAATTAGTGATTTGAAGTAGTAAGATCTAAACCCTAATTTCTATCATGAGATCCTCTGGTAGAAAAAAGTCCACAGAATAACAGAAGGGACAAATGTAGGATCTGGTTTTGTCAATATACACCGTGAAGTGATGTCACTTGCCTTGCCAGAACTATTTGTTTATCAGAATTGGTACTGGGCAATGTCTCTCAGGTGGGTAGAGTTTGCACTGATATTTCAATGAGTACCACTATTCACCATTTTACAGGTCTGTATGACAGTAAATTAATTTACTGTTTAAAGAAATCTGCATAGATGCTCTGTTAGGTCATCCTAACCTCCAGTCTGCTGTCCCAGGGGGAGGCACATAATGAAGAAATGGTCCTAGCATGTGAAATTAGGAAGAAAATggttttgtttattttatttgccacacacacagttaattcCCAGTCCAGGTACAAACTTAAACCATGAGGCCAAGGGTCCCTTGAAGTGATGCTGCTCCATATTTCATAAGCAAGAAGCAAGTCTTCTGTATCCTGTCTGCACTGCGCTGAAGCATCATTCATCTGGAATCGGGATCTGCAGTCGTCGCAAAGTGCTGGTGAAATACTTTGGCAGGGGGCAAGACACCTTAATGTCACTCTGACCTTTGAACTCTGGCAGTGTCAGCTGACGGGCATGCAGGTGGAGAGGCAGATAACGCGCCTTGCTCTGTTCAAGTCCCAGCCTCCGCAACACACCATCTGGCAGTttctaaagtaaaaaaaaaaaaaaaaaaaaaaaagtttttaaaaccATCACTGGCACCAAAGAGGTCTAAATGCTAGGCTACCTTGTTGTAAAGCTTCTACATTGTGAAGTCTGGAGATGTTCGTTTGCCTTACCTGAGGTGCCAGTTTGGTCCAGTGGGAGTATTTGTGGTCTCCGAGGATAGGAGATCCCAGAGCGTATGCCATATGGACCCTCAACTGGTGCTTCACCCCTAGAAACACAAGAGGGTGGATGGggcaagagagggagaacagctTTCTATGAAGGTTCAACAACATGACTGAAATCAATTCTAAAAGCTTGAGCAAGATATTGTGTTTAATTTGAAAACAGCATAACATTTTGCAGTCATGTTATAGAGCAATCTTTTGGGATGTGCAGGATGACTGCAAAAACCAACAACTTGGAACGACCCCAGAGTCAGCTTCAGTAGTGTCTCTACCTGTGATAGGCTGGAGCTCGACCAGGCTGCAGCCGTTGCTGCTGTCCAGGACACGGTACTGAGTCACGGCACCCTGGGCCTGCCGATTGGCCCGCACTTTGGTCACTCCCTCGCCCCCGTCACTCACCCTGTACACAGGACTCAGGCCCATCTGAGAAGGGTTATGAGTAGTTAGGTTCGGCGTATATAAGACTGTCAAGCTAAAAACCTCAAGGACAGCACAGTATACTGAAAGCCACCAATATAAATGAGAGGAAAGACTGACTGGATGACAATACTGGTCATAATGACTAGAATTTAACAGAACTATTGGCAGCACTGGTTAAGAAGTTTGAGAGATATTATTACAAAATATTACGTTACCTTAAAGTGAGGCTGAGCccctgtgacctctctctctatgACGGGAATGTCAATCACTCCCTCAGAGGGAACAGGCACGCCCACAGCAACAACCCTGCATGGGGAATAGGGAGAATGGAAGATGATTGAAAGTAACGAAACAAGAATGTAGCATGATGTTGCAAGGCGTGAATCAAGCTCAATAACCCTTGCGTCCAGATTAAGACATTACCGCTGCTCCAAGGGGAAGTTCCATTGGGGGAGCAGTAATGTCTTATTAATGGCAGGGTCATTGCAATAGCTTTATGGCATATTCTATGTTAATTTGCTGCCCTCAATTGATGGTTTTGAAATGTGAATGATGTGCTGCCTTGATCCTTATTTGAAACTAAATCCACACCAATATTTCCTCTCCACTTGGTGGTTTTTGTGAAGATTTTGTACATAGTCCAGTGCTTCCTCAGTCCTTGCCAGCAGGAGGGTCCCTGTCGTCTCCTTGTCTAATCCAAGGCAGACGTGCAGCCGAGATCCAGCCCTTATTCCATCCACCATCTTGGCAAGGATTGGAAGCACGTCTGAGATGTTGTTTTTGTTGCTTGACCCATCTAAGAGGAAGAATATGGGATTTAAATCACTGTGGATTTGACCACTGCTCTAGCACAgatgtgtgttcttgaagggacaTTAAAAAGAACAGACTTATTCCTCACGTTATCTTTAATTGTGTGTTTGACTCAATACAGCACTTCATACACCTTACCTTGAACAGAAACTCCATAGGGTTTATTAACGACGGCGAGCTCTGGATGTGGGAGGATCAGACCTCTGTGAAGGTGCTTTGCAAGAACGTTGGGGTGAACATTCTGTAGCTGCTGAGTGAACTGTCGCAGCTCGATGACCCTCTTTTGCAGTTGGGACACTGGCACCGACGGATTAAGGACAGCCGCGTCTGACCCACCACCAGTTTCATTTCCTTTCTGTTTCTCCTGGCGAATTTTGCGTGCAAGGTCGATGGCTCTCAGATTCGGTATCTTGTCAGACTCAGACACTGGTGGTGGTTCCTCTCGTCTCGGAACAGAAGCATATGCTCGCGTGAGCAAGGATGCTACTCCCCTTGATATGTGACAAATACTGCCTGTTTTCCCTGAGCGAATTGCCGCTTTACATGTCCTTATAACATCATTATTACAAGCCAATGAAACCGTCCTATAGCTGTTCATGATAACTAGCTACTTTGAAGATTGTAAATCTCATGTCGTTCTGAAGCTGAAAACACTGGAGTGCACCATTAGGGTTACCGTCACCGGAAATGATGTAAATTGACTTCCTTTTTTTCAGATTCGCtaccacagagtttctaaaccagaGACCCAACATCTCAAGACTTCCGGGAATGCTTGTGAAGCAGACCAGTCCGCGGTTTGAGAAGTCAGCAAGAAGTGAACAATTATTCCTTAGTTGTTAATTTTCTCGAAATCTAAAGGTATAACCTCGATTCGAGCCAAGGCCTTGAGTATTTAagcatgttattactccaacctcgtgaaagTGACAGGGGGGGGGATTTCTAGCTTTCTCCAATAGAAAGCAAACACAAGTGTTGTCCACGCCTCCCGTATACGGAGAAAACCTTGCCCGACACATGTGGATgcaaaggacactgtctaccggtTGTCCCTGCCTCCCCCTGGGACAGCAGACTGGAGGTTAGGATGACACAGATTGCAAGCGAACTAGCTCGTTAGCGACACGGTGTACATACTATGGGATGGGGAGTGATTCAAGCTTGAATTCAATTTAGGCAACAGTACCACCGTGTGGCTGTCAACTACCATTGAACGTGTTACCAACGCCGTACTAACGTCTGCGTGTTACTGTAATGAAAGTCAAAGTCATAGTTtatattcaattcaaggggctttattggcatgggaaacatatgttagcattgccaaagcaagtgaggtagataatatacaaaagtgaaattaacagtaaaaatgaacagtaaacattacactcacatacgttccaaaataataaagacattacaaatgtcatattatgtatatatacagtgttgtaacgatgtacaaatggttaaagtacaaaggggaaaataaataagcacaaatatgggttatatttacaatggtgtttgttcttcactggttgaccttttcttgtggcaacaggtcacaaatcttgctgctgtgatggcacacaaTTATTTCACTCAGTAGATATGTGATATATctaaattgggtttgttttctaattctttgtggatctgtgaaatctgagggaaatatgtgcctCTAATATAGTCATACGTtgtgcaggaggttaggaagtgcagctcagtttctacctaattttgtgggcagtgtcttctcttctcttgagagccaggtctgcctacggcggcctttctcaatagcaaggctatgctcaccgagtctgtacatagtcaaagctttccttaaatttgggttagtcacagtggtcaggtattctgccactatgtactctctgtttagggccaaatagcattctagtttgctctgttttttggttaattctttccaatgtgtcaagtaattatctttttgttttctcatgatttggttgggtctagttgtgttgctgtcctggggctctgtggggtgtgtttgtgaacagagccccaggaccagcttgcttagggaacacttctcc
Proteins encoded in this region:
- the LOC135541541 gene encoding pseudouridylate synthase RPUSD4, mitochondrial-like, with the protein product MNSYRTVSLACNNDVIRTCKAAIRSGKTGSICHISRGVASLLTRAYASVPRREEPPPVSESDKIPNLRAIDLARKIRQEKQKGNETGGGSDAAVLNPSVPVSQLQKRVIELRQFTQQLQNVHPNVLAKHLHRGLILPHPELAVVNKPYGVSVQDGSSNKNNISDVLPILAKMVDGIRAGSRLHVCLGLDKETTGTLLLARTEEALDYVQNLHKNHQVERKYWVVAVGVPVPSEGVIDIPVIEREVTGAQPHFKMGLSPVYRVSDGGEGVTKVRANRQAQGAVTQYRVLDSSNGCSLVELQPITGVKHQLRVHMAYALGSPILGDHKYSHWTKLAPQKLPDGVLRRLGLEQSKARYLPLHLHARQLTLPEFKGQSDIKVSCPLPKYFTSTLRRLQIPIPDE